A genomic segment from Triticum dicoccoides isolate Atlit2015 ecotype Zavitan chromosome 1A, WEW_v2.0, whole genome shotgun sequence encodes:
- the LOC119355617 gene encoding uncharacterized protein LOC119355617, which translates to MHKPLADGPTPKRSRRHRETNPTTAKGHHHAVAAPSTPSTARGTCHRRIGRGPAGPPPPRSAAARGGNRSRPPPAGAGASPPYRLRPPAPQLHVASTAGENEGSKKVKKKIKKKGNLCGFKSRFNSKRPVEIGKQFKHKNKSITFSKLMVKRIFNVPSGDRPMKLLKKSDEHDLRSIYKEGNRAPIAHVVKLLTSCSDEDVVMINRTWTLLALATVLCPGTGNMVNLEYLASLEDMSLVHEFAWDEHLLARVMEEVGVFQEKKRMQANTEKAAEFQIASCLPMLAIRYMDHIDIPAGLPNEHAIDYSMPRIHFVCQKDFDWLDKVDKNKLTLVQPFYGKHTQVMAAFLFLPLMFCFPRYGVCATPPMQHNSRDRKLVLKRPVGRELVLKHLILLKQDPSTFQPAKLMAELERAMKVFKVQKFDLISFTKLSFLFFTIFHDRHWIVVCANLLHKQWNVFDSIHSKGKQSPLKKQANNLITNFATLAQECSEFNVNVGSFACVNLEDYPKQDTLKTWRDTTSIWHTTFSATQ; encoded by the exons ATGCACAAGCCGCTCGCCGACGGGCCGACGCCGAagagatccagacgccaccgtgagACGAACCCGACCACCGCCAAGGGCCACCACCACGCCGTGGCAGCCCCATCCACGCCGAGCACAGCCCGCGGCACCTGCCATCGCCGGATCGGCCGGGGGCCAGCAGGCCCGCCACCACCAAGGAGCGCTGCAGCAAGGGGCGGCAACCGGAGCCGGCCACCACCTGCAGGAGCCGGAGCGTCGCCACCATATAGGCTCAGGCCACCCGCGCCGCAGCTTC aTGTCGCAAGCACCGCTGGTGAGAATGAAGGGAGTAAGAAGGttaagaagaagatcaagaagaaaggCAATCTATGTGGCTTTAAGTCAAGGTTTAACTCAAAAAGGCCGGTTGAGATTGGGAAGCAA TTCAAACACAAGAACAAGTCCATCACCTTCAGCAAGCTCATGGTGAAAAGGATTTTCAACGTGCCATCCGGTGATAGACCCATGAAGCTTCTTAAGAAGAGTGATGAACATGATCTTCGCAGCATCTACAAGGAGGGGAACAGGGCTCCAATCGCCCATGTTGTCAAGTTGCTCACTAGTTGCAGCGATGAGGACGTGGTTATGATAAATAGGACTTGGACACTCCTTGCGTTGGCAACAGTTTTGTGCCCAGGCACTGGCAATATGGTGAATCTTGAGTATCTAGCTTCCTTGGAAGATATGTCTTTGGTTCATGAATTCGCTTGGGATGAGCACTTGTTGGCACGAGTGATGGAGGAGGTTGGAGTCTTTCAAGAGAAGAAGAGGATGCAAGCAAATACAGAAAAAGCAGCGGAGTTTCAGATCGCTTCATGCCTTCCCATGTTAGCG ATCAGATACATGGATCATATTGATATTCCGGCCGGCCTCCCAAATGAGCATGCCATTGATTATTCCATGCCGAGGATACATTTTGTTTGTCAAAAGGATTTTGATTGGTTGGATAAAGTTGACAAGAACAAGCTCACTCTTGTCCAACCTTTCTACGGTAAACACACCCAA GTTATGGCGGCCTTCTTATTTCTGCCACTCATGTTTTGTTTTCCTAGATACGGAGTTTGTGCAACACCCCCTATGCAGCACAACTCGCGGGACAGGAAGTTGGTGCTGAAGCGGCCAGTGGGCAGGGAGTTGGTGCTGAAGCACCTA ATCCTACTAAAACAAGACCCATCAACTTTCCAACCAGCAAAACTCATGGCTGAGCTTGAAAGGGCTATGAAAGTGTTCAAGGTTCAAAAGTTTGACCTCATAAGTTTCACGAAGCTTTCTTTT cTCTTTTTCACAATTTTTCATGATCGCCATTGGATAGTTGTTTGCGCAAACTTGCTTCACAAGCAGTGGAATGTATTTGACTCAATCCATTCAAAAGGAAAACAATCTCCTTTGAAGAAGCAAGCCAATAACCTG ATCACAAACTTTGCAACCCTCGCACAAGAGTGCAGCGAATTCAATGTCAATGTTGGATCCTTCGCCTGTGTTAACCTAGAGGATTACCCAAAGCAAGATACCCT GAAGACATGGCGCGATACCACATCGATATGGCATACAACCTTTTCAGCCACCCAATGA